In one window of Macaca thibetana thibetana isolate TM-01 chromosome 5, ASM2454274v1, whole genome shotgun sequence DNA:
- the SH3BP2 gene encoding SH3 domain-binding protein 2 isoform X2: MASLGLRTPAPSRSRGRTAMCWVSTISFMAAEEMHWPVPMKAIGAQNLLTMPGGVAKAGYLHKKGGTQLQLLKWPLRFVIIHKRCVYYFKSSTSASPQGAFSLSGYNRVMRAAEETTSNNVFPFKIIHISKKHRTWFFSASSEDERKSWMALLRREIGHFHEKRDLPLDTSDSSSDTDSFYGAVERPVDISLSPYPTDNEDYEHDDEDDSYMEPDSPEPGRLEDALTHPPAYPPPPVPTPRKPAFSDMPRAHSFTSKGPGPLLPPPPPKHGLPDVGPAAEDSKREPLGPRRAEPCPRVPATPRRMSDPPLGTMPTTPGLRKPPCFRESASPSPEPWTPGHGACSTSSVAIMATATSRNCDKLKSFHLSPRGPPTSEPPPVPANKPKFLKTAEEDPPREAAMPGLFVPPVAPRPPALKLPVPEATARPTVLPRPEKPQLPHLQRSPPDGQSFRSFSFEKPRQPSQADAGGDDSDEDYEKVPLPNSVFINTTESCEVERLFKATSPRGEPQDGLYCIRNSSTKSGKVLVVWDEASNKVRNYRIFEKDSKFYLEGEVLFVSVGSMVEHYHTHVLPSHQSLLLRHPYGYTRPR, translated from the exons CTTCATGGCGGCTGAAGAGATGCATTGGCCTGTCCCTATGAAGGCCATTGGTGCCCAGAACCTGCTAACCATGCCTGGGGGCGTGGCCAAGGCTGGCTACCTGCACAAGAAGGGCGGTACCCAGCTGCAGCTGCTCAAAT GGCCCCTGCGCTTTGTCATCATCCACAAACGCTGCGTCTACTACTTCAAGAGCAGCACCTCCGCCTCCCCGCAGGGTGCCTTCTCCCTGAGTGGCTATAACCG GGTGATGCGGGCGGCCGAGGAGACCACGTCCAACAACGTTTTCCCCTTCAAGATCATCCACATCAGCAAGAAGCACCGCACGTGGTTCTTCTCGGCCTCCTCCGAGGACGAGCGCAAG AGCTGGATGGCCTTGCTGCGCAGGGAGATTGGCCACTTCCACGAAAAGAGAGACCTGCCCCTGGACACCAG CGACTCCAGCTCAGACACAGACAGCTTCTACGGCGCAGTCGAGCGGCCTGTGGATATCAGCCTGTCCCCATACCCCACAGACAATGAAG ACTATGAGCACGATGACGAGGATGACTCCTACATGGAGCCCGACTCCCCGGAGCCCGGAAGGCTTGAGG ATGCCCTGACGCACCCACCGGCTTACCCACCACCCCCAGTGCCCACGCCCAGGAAGCCAGCCTTCTCCGACATGCCCCGGGCCCACTCCTTTACCTCCAAGGGCCCCGGTCCCCtgctgccacccccaccccctaaGCACGGCCTCCCAGATGTTGGCCCAGCTGCCGAGGACTCCAAGAGGGAGCCATTGGGCCCGAGGCGGGCTGAGCCTTGCCCCAGGGTACCTGCTACCCCCCGAAGGATGAGTGACCCCCCTCTGGGCACCAtgcccaccacgcccggcctccggAAACCCCCTTGCTTCCGGGAGAGTGCCAGCCCTAGCCCGGAGCCCTGGACCCCTGGCCACGGGGCCTGCTCCACTTCCAGTGTTGCCATCATGGCCACTGCCACCTCCAGAAACTGTGACAAACTCAAGTCCTTCCACCTGTCCCCCCGAGGACCACCCACATCTGAGCCCCCACCTGTGCCAGCCAACAAGCCCAAGTTCCTGAAGACAGCTGAAGAGGACCCCCCAAGGGAGGCAGCCATGCCCGGACTCTTTGTGCCCCCCGTGGCTCCCCGGCCTCCTGCACTAAAGCTGCCAGTGCCTGAGGCCACGGCACGGCCCACAGTCCTGCCCAGGCCAGAGAAGCCACAGCTTCCCCACCTCCA GCGATCGCCTCCCGATGGGCAGAGCTTCAGGAGCTTCTCCTTTGAAAAGCCCCGGCAACCCTCGCAGGCTGATGCTGGCGGGGACGACTCGGACGAGGACTATGAGAAG GTGCCGCTGCCCAACTCGGTCTTCATCAACACCACGGAATCCTGCGAAGTGGAAAG GCTGTTCAAGGCTACAAGCCCCCGGGGAGAGCCCCAGGATGGACTCTACTGCATCCGGAACTCCTCTACCAAGTCGGGGAAG GTCCTGGTTGTATGGGATGAAGCCTCCAACAAAGTGAGGAACTATCGCATTTTTGAGAAG GACTCTAAGTTCTACCTGGAGGGCGAGGTCCTGTTTGTGAGTGTGGGCAGCATGGTGGAGCACTACCACACCCACGTGCTGCCCAGCCACCAGAGCCTGCTGCTGCGGCACCCCTACGGCTACACCAGGCCTAGGTGA
- the SH3BP2 gene encoding SH3 domain-binding protein 2 isoform X3, protein MAAEEMHWPVPMKAIGAQNLLTMPGGVAKAGYLHKKGGTQLQLLKWPLRFVIIHKRCVYYFKSSTSASPQGAFSLSGYNRVMRAAEETTSNNVFPFKIIHISKKHRTWFFSASSEDERKSWMALLRREIGHFHEKRDLPLDTSDSSSDTDSFYGAVERPVDISLSPYPTDNEDYEHDDEDDSYMEPDSPEPGRLEDALTHPPAYPPPPVPTPRKPAFSDMPRAHSFTSKGPGPLLPPPPPKHGLPDVGPAAEDSKREPLGPRRAEPCPRVPATPRRMSDPPLGTMPTTPGLRKPPCFRESASPSPEPWTPGHGACSTSSVAIMATATSRNCDKLKSFHLSPRGPPTSEPPPVPANKPKFLKTAEEDPPREAAMPGLFVPPVAPRPPALKLPVPEATARPTVLPRPEKPQLPHLQRSPPDGQSFRSFSFEKPRQPSQADAGGDDSDEDYEKVPLPNSVFINTTESCEVERLFKATSPRGEPQDGLYCIRNSSTKSGKVLVVWDEASNKVRNYRIFEKDSKFYLEGEVLFVSVGSMVEHYHTHVLPSHQSLLLRHPYGYTRPR, encoded by the exons ATGGCGGCTGAAGAGATGCATTGGCCTGTCCCTATGAAGGCCATTGGTGCCCAGAACCTGCTAACCATGCCTGGGGGCGTGGCCAAGGCTGGCTACCTGCACAAGAAGGGCGGTACCCAGCTGCAGCTGCTCAAAT GGCCCCTGCGCTTTGTCATCATCCACAAACGCTGCGTCTACTACTTCAAGAGCAGCACCTCCGCCTCCCCGCAGGGTGCCTTCTCCCTGAGTGGCTATAACCG GGTGATGCGGGCGGCCGAGGAGACCACGTCCAACAACGTTTTCCCCTTCAAGATCATCCACATCAGCAAGAAGCACCGCACGTGGTTCTTCTCGGCCTCCTCCGAGGACGAGCGCAAG AGCTGGATGGCCTTGCTGCGCAGGGAGATTGGCCACTTCCACGAAAAGAGAGACCTGCCCCTGGACACCAG CGACTCCAGCTCAGACACAGACAGCTTCTACGGCGCAGTCGAGCGGCCTGTGGATATCAGCCTGTCCCCATACCCCACAGACAATGAAG ACTATGAGCACGATGACGAGGATGACTCCTACATGGAGCCCGACTCCCCGGAGCCCGGAAGGCTTGAGG ATGCCCTGACGCACCCACCGGCTTACCCACCACCCCCAGTGCCCACGCCCAGGAAGCCAGCCTTCTCCGACATGCCCCGGGCCCACTCCTTTACCTCCAAGGGCCCCGGTCCCCtgctgccacccccaccccctaaGCACGGCCTCCCAGATGTTGGCCCAGCTGCCGAGGACTCCAAGAGGGAGCCATTGGGCCCGAGGCGGGCTGAGCCTTGCCCCAGGGTACCTGCTACCCCCCGAAGGATGAGTGACCCCCCTCTGGGCACCAtgcccaccacgcccggcctccggAAACCCCCTTGCTTCCGGGAGAGTGCCAGCCCTAGCCCGGAGCCCTGGACCCCTGGCCACGGGGCCTGCTCCACTTCCAGTGTTGCCATCATGGCCACTGCCACCTCCAGAAACTGTGACAAACTCAAGTCCTTCCACCTGTCCCCCCGAGGACCACCCACATCTGAGCCCCCACCTGTGCCAGCCAACAAGCCCAAGTTCCTGAAGACAGCTGAAGAGGACCCCCCAAGGGAGGCAGCCATGCCCGGACTCTTTGTGCCCCCCGTGGCTCCCCGGCCTCCTGCACTAAAGCTGCCAGTGCCTGAGGCCACGGCACGGCCCACAGTCCTGCCCAGGCCAGAGAAGCCACAGCTTCCCCACCTCCA GCGATCGCCTCCCGATGGGCAGAGCTTCAGGAGCTTCTCCTTTGAAAAGCCCCGGCAACCCTCGCAGGCTGATGCTGGCGGGGACGACTCGGACGAGGACTATGAGAAG GTGCCGCTGCCCAACTCGGTCTTCATCAACACCACGGAATCCTGCGAAGTGGAAAG GCTGTTCAAGGCTACAAGCCCCCGGGGAGAGCCCCAGGATGGACTCTACTGCATCCGGAACTCCTCTACCAAGTCGGGGAAG GTCCTGGTTGTATGGGATGAAGCCTCCAACAAAGTGAGGAACTATCGCATTTTTGAGAAG GACTCTAAGTTCTACCTGGAGGGCGAGGTCCTGTTTGTGAGTGTGGGCAGCATGGTGGAGCACTACCACACCCACGTGCTGCCCAGCCACCAGAGCCTGCTGCTGCGGCACCCCTACGGCTACACCAGGCCTAGGTGA
- the SH3BP2 gene encoding SH3 domain-binding protein 2 isoform X1, with protein MAGSGPRPRSWGRREAGARDEAAAAGGRGPGPCRCSQGRRAWTAPGKPAVPAAWTPFMAAEEMHWPVPMKAIGAQNLLTMPGGVAKAGYLHKKGGTQLQLLKWPLRFVIIHKRCVYYFKSSTSASPQGAFSLSGYNRVMRAAEETTSNNVFPFKIIHISKKHRTWFFSASSEDERKSWMALLRREIGHFHEKRDLPLDTSDSSSDTDSFYGAVERPVDISLSPYPTDNEDYEHDDEDDSYMEPDSPEPGRLEDALTHPPAYPPPPVPTPRKPAFSDMPRAHSFTSKGPGPLLPPPPPKHGLPDVGPAAEDSKREPLGPRRAEPCPRVPATPRRMSDPPLGTMPTTPGLRKPPCFRESASPSPEPWTPGHGACSTSSVAIMATATSRNCDKLKSFHLSPRGPPTSEPPPVPANKPKFLKTAEEDPPREAAMPGLFVPPVAPRPPALKLPVPEATARPTVLPRPEKPQLPHLQRSPPDGQSFRSFSFEKPRQPSQADAGGDDSDEDYEKVPLPNSVFINTTESCEVERLFKATSPRGEPQDGLYCIRNSSTKSGKVLVVWDEASNKVRNYRIFEKDSKFYLEGEVLFVSVGSMVEHYHTHVLPSHQSLLLRHPYGYTRPR; from the exons CTTCATGGCGGCTGAAGAGATGCATTGGCCTGTCCCTATGAAGGCCATTGGTGCCCAGAACCTGCTAACCATGCCTGGGGGCGTGGCCAAGGCTGGCTACCTGCACAAGAAGGGCGGTACCCAGCTGCAGCTGCTCAAAT GGCCCCTGCGCTTTGTCATCATCCACAAACGCTGCGTCTACTACTTCAAGAGCAGCACCTCCGCCTCCCCGCAGGGTGCCTTCTCCCTGAGTGGCTATAACCG GGTGATGCGGGCGGCCGAGGAGACCACGTCCAACAACGTTTTCCCCTTCAAGATCATCCACATCAGCAAGAAGCACCGCACGTGGTTCTTCTCGGCCTCCTCCGAGGACGAGCGCAAG AGCTGGATGGCCTTGCTGCGCAGGGAGATTGGCCACTTCCACGAAAAGAGAGACCTGCCCCTGGACACCAG CGACTCCAGCTCAGACACAGACAGCTTCTACGGCGCAGTCGAGCGGCCTGTGGATATCAGCCTGTCCCCATACCCCACAGACAATGAAG ACTATGAGCACGATGACGAGGATGACTCCTACATGGAGCCCGACTCCCCGGAGCCCGGAAGGCTTGAGG ATGCCCTGACGCACCCACCGGCTTACCCACCACCCCCAGTGCCCACGCCCAGGAAGCCAGCCTTCTCCGACATGCCCCGGGCCCACTCCTTTACCTCCAAGGGCCCCGGTCCCCtgctgccacccccaccccctaaGCACGGCCTCCCAGATGTTGGCCCAGCTGCCGAGGACTCCAAGAGGGAGCCATTGGGCCCGAGGCGGGCTGAGCCTTGCCCCAGGGTACCTGCTACCCCCCGAAGGATGAGTGACCCCCCTCTGGGCACCAtgcccaccacgcccggcctccggAAACCCCCTTGCTTCCGGGAGAGTGCCAGCCCTAGCCCGGAGCCCTGGACCCCTGGCCACGGGGCCTGCTCCACTTCCAGTGTTGCCATCATGGCCACTGCCACCTCCAGAAACTGTGACAAACTCAAGTCCTTCCACCTGTCCCCCCGAGGACCACCCACATCTGAGCCCCCACCTGTGCCAGCCAACAAGCCCAAGTTCCTGAAGACAGCTGAAGAGGACCCCCCAAGGGAGGCAGCCATGCCCGGACTCTTTGTGCCCCCCGTGGCTCCCCGGCCTCCTGCACTAAAGCTGCCAGTGCCTGAGGCCACGGCACGGCCCACAGTCCTGCCCAGGCCAGAGAAGCCACAGCTTCCCCACCTCCA GCGATCGCCTCCCGATGGGCAGAGCTTCAGGAGCTTCTCCTTTGAAAAGCCCCGGCAACCCTCGCAGGCTGATGCTGGCGGGGACGACTCGGACGAGGACTATGAGAAG GTGCCGCTGCCCAACTCGGTCTTCATCAACACCACGGAATCCTGCGAAGTGGAAAG GCTGTTCAAGGCTACAAGCCCCCGGGGAGAGCCCCAGGATGGACTCTACTGCATCCGGAACTCCTCTACCAAGTCGGGGAAG GTCCTGGTTGTATGGGATGAAGCCTCCAACAAAGTGAGGAACTATCGCATTTTTGAGAAG GACTCTAAGTTCTACCTGGAGGGCGAGGTCCTGTTTGTGAGTGTGGGCAGCATGGTGGAGCACTACCACACCCACGTGCTGCCCAGCCACCAGAGCCTGCTGCTGCGGCACCCCTACGGCTACACCAGGCCTAGGTGA